The following proteins are co-located in the Engraulis encrasicolus isolate BLACKSEA-1 chromosome 2, IST_EnEncr_1.0, whole genome shotgun sequence genome:
- the wizb gene encoding uncharacterized protein wizb isoform X3, whose protein sequence is MEPGGCAHTSSGDQRTFGISQGSLTPAGAQGPASPTPTNRTLQGPCSSDETEELGSGTLFLCKNGDRDSDGTKPGLLSKLDIARAAHRSSKTSAFPSLTWDSDSEKEAQDEEELQHFCNPHGLAAHSPGSPTSGCEPGGIVQEGQQIPEGPKPSLPEEESLIPVQDQVANTQNDGPRRTLSTELKSLTAEAGSASRDKETFPPKAKAKPKVGGVHKEDSRTTGDDRQQQKAKEAAEAAEKDVYSFPGDSDPESPPPGPWAHCTFVERRRRKRALLRPFSGLGTWQRTVPGGSGRKLRVAARRPKECGLTTTTAAKRGVFNYKEEEEEEEDEEEEEEDHEDEADGKGPKLDSHISTAQQPNQDVCPEIFTCVECSIYFKKKCHLQDHMREHSQREGPSSGGGGGVSSGGGSSGGGGTRTMPSRRAKTALYECKECGQVMEDRLALTNHQRRHQEARCRILEEISKLEGGGESGSGKRAGERERSVGVRGSSNRAQTEPRRKKQQQQAAPICHQFVCLKCNFSTDIPQELADHAKRAHAPRRRAGMLRCSPRLQPSPLAAPETRQSSGARPAGLAAATTSTTLSCDQRSVQEASGIGGICEHLCPAHSASQQTSVSAEMERQKEQPGIDLAAVTPTVVPHPETVEKDTLPRHTPPQEVPKEEAANTSVTAAAPGEEDRSAQVKPAETQPDTESTVHVSPPPPPPKREVAFKCIGNRRSARGNRSNSKSAAHAFATTDDRALDITGQHEQQQSEAELEDQPVEKTKGIPEASAGTSRITSKGEEEQQEKGSEDEDDEDEDEDEMPVLDGVAPGSPAEARLSALESRDGSPREEQDGRGMLTCKICGAQFETKRGLSSHARSHLRQLGVGMSESSGAPIDLLYQIAKERSLPCTTTSTSPSSPPPLSSRTPPQPDGDRAPSSPSTAKEDKDTSVQQYKDIRQKGYKDQQSKSGEGMEVEEEEEDHQQQDEDDDEEEEDVKPPVLSLALQLTPSSPHAPSPSPAASSRTPSVSPSLSVRSRSPSPSPVLRKAPISSLLPVSSPRRSQEGRVGLGKVITVHPPPPHPPHPPPPPSSMAPSKTYWTPEDNDTPLNLTMEPDPNKDIVCQLCGAWFETRKGLSSHARAHLRHFGVEYSESKGSPIDLLNRLVLTDDFKRRVANLSPSAGIEDLRSLVSFPLSTTPPPPPPASSSSASSFTSTSSKRPLHSSPSLSSSSSSSHQLFRSSYTGSGVGAASRTTTTTSSSSSSSSSSLYGPPSKKPRSAPRQVFIVPYSQGEPLKDVGCEFCGEYFENRKGLSSHARSHLRQMGITQWSVNGSPIDTLREVITRRGLPCAMPLRPLKSPPPSPGPLRVPVSSPSPLPPPPPPPPRPPSTSSSAHSGMLLGRLPFPFTHPPGQHQPTARRMELSASTSRSSAASPPATLLKPKPEPVQLEVTAPGSRVDGRDGGEGGGGGGGVGGLGFNTAAECLSPSWLRSEPLHPISMAISHESEPTRDIRCEFCGEYFENRKGLSSHARSHLRQMGITQWSVNGSPIDTLREVMRKQQQQQQQQGGSSSFLAPLPSTSPSRGVKKEPRPASSSPPWDGLHHQPPRISRKPTLSLLALGARHHKPGLGLVGVSAGPVGSRFFTVVSPPSKRPLEEDGRSADRGGNQAGGGSGGGGSQHLKAFSAVPQDYSLKGKSSPDKHGVGHMDASCELCGFYFENRKALASHARAHLRQFGVTEWSVNGSPIETLSAWMRSRPHKVAEMHRGYMQSGRSGSKKRGSSSSLSPSSDSGLPAGLSLSLKPSSALWSSLSQSRARAAAAAEGTGGGHHWGSARSSEVRGGGSRASSQQQGQHTTPHLSSSALPHAQVARSELNVRLPRGFERRPVKHPSHPEAGERSPGPPRPPRTGTIPALVPKPPSTPLVKVVGKMYSLKCRFCEVVFNGPLSVQEDWIRHLQQHILNLNYSPKPATRTSTPEPHPNPKPDPDLSSDPNDTTNPKSKTPSETSSTPPPPPPPPPPPPPASSATSSPSSAAIAMATATAIATATVVTHPHPSTTPAVASSPPPTPALTPTPASPTPILPTPTPTGASTPPTTATATGSGHLPTVSAVAKSLPSPTT, encoded by the exons ATGGAACCTGGAGGCTGTGCACACACCTCCTCCGGTGATCAGCGCACCTTCGGGATCAGCCAGGGGTCTCTTACCCCAGCCGGAGCACAGGGCCCTGCATCGCCCACACCCACTAACCGCACCTTACAG GGTCCCTGCTCCTCGGATGAGACGGAGGAGCTGGGCAGCGGTACGCTCTTTCTGTGTAAGAATGGAGACAGGGACTCCGACGGCACCAAGCCAGGCCTACTCTCCAAGCTGGACATAGCGAGAGCAGCACATAGGAGTTCCAAGACCTCCGCCTTCCCATCTTTGACCTGGGACTCAGACTCGGAGAAAGAGGCGCAGGACG AAGAGGAGCTGCAGCACTTTTGTAACCCTCATGGCCTTGCTGCCCACAGTCCCGGGTCGCCCACCTCCGGATGTGAGCCTGGCGG AATCGTCCAAGAAGGTCAGCAAATACCAGAGGGACCTAAGCCTTCGCTGCCTGAGGAAGAGTCGCTCATCCCTGTCCAAGACCAAGTTGCCAACACACAGAACGACGGGCCAAGGAGGACACTGTCAACAGAGCTGAAAT CGTTAACTGCAGAAGCCGGGAGCGCTTCCAGAGACAAAGAGACGTTCCCGCCCAAAGCAAAAGCCAAACCAAAGGTGGGCGGCGTCCACAAGGAGGACTCCAGGACGACAGGAGACGACAGACAGCAGCAGAAAGCTAAAGAGGCGGCAGAGGCTGCGGAGAAGGACGTGTACTCCTTCCCCGGGGACTCGGACCCCGAGAGCCCTCCACCGGGCCCCTGGGCCCACTGCACCTTTGTGGAGCGCCGGCGGAGGAAGAGGGCCCTGCTCAGGCCATTCTCCGGCCTGGGCACCTGGCAGCGCACCGTTCCGGGGGGCTCGGGTCGAAAGCTAAGGGTCGCGGCCCGTAGACCAAAGGAATGTGGACTTACTACTACTACAGCAGCCAAAAGAGGGGTGTTTAACtacaaggaggaagaagaggaggaggaggatgaagaggaagaggaagaggaccacGAGGATGAGGCGGATGGGAAAGGGCCTAAGCTAGACAGCCAcattagcacagcacagcagccaaacCAAGATGTTTGCCCAGAGATTTTCACCTGCGTGGAATGTAGCATTTACTTCAAGAAGAAGTGCCACCTACAGGATCACATGCGAGAGCACAGCCAGAGGGAAGGGCCCAGTAGCGGAGGTGGAGGCGGTGTCAGTAGTGGCGgtggcagtagtggtggtggagggaccAGGACTATGCCCAGCAGACGAGCCAAGACGGCCCTCTACGAGTGCAAAGAATGCGGGCAGGTGATGGAGGACAGACTGGCCCTCACCAACCACCAGAGGCGGCACCAGGAGGCCCGGTGCAGGATCCTGGAGGAGATCAGCAAGCTGGAGGGAGGAGGCGAGAGCGGGAGCGGGAAGAGGGCGGGGGAGAGGGAGCGGAGCGTCGGCGTGCGTGGCAGCAGCAACAGGGCCCAAACGGAGCCCAGGaggaagaagcagcagcagcaggcggcgCCCATCTGCCACCAGTTTGTTTGTCTTAAGTGCAACTTCAGCACGGACATTCCGCAGGAGCTGGCCGACCATGCCAAGCGGGCACACGCTCCTCGGAGGAGAGCTGGCATGCTGCGCTGCTCGCCTCGCTTGCAGCCAAGCCCTCTCGCCGCGCCCGAGACGAGGCAGTCCTCTGGCGCCAGGCCCGCGGGTCTCGCTGCCGCCACCACCTCCACAACGTTGTCCTGTGATCAACGCTCCGTGCAGGAAGCTAGCGGCATCGGTGGGATTTGTGAGCACCTTTGTCCGGCTCACTCCGCCTCGCAGCAGACTAGCGTCTCCgctgagatggagagacagaaagaacagCCTGGCATAGATCTGGCTGCTGTCACTCCCACAGTTGTTCCTCATCCAGAGACTGTTGAGAAGGACACCTTACCCAGGCACACTCCTCCACAAGAAGTCCCAAAGGAAGAGGCAGCGAACACTTCAGTTACTGCTGCGGCCCCAGGAGAGGAAGACCGCTCTGCCCAGGTGAAGCCTGCAGAGACACAGCCAGACACGGAGAGTACCGTACACgtatcgccaccaccaccaccaccgaagAGGGAGGTGGCTTTTAAGTGCATTGGGAACCGACGGTCAGCCAGAGGAAATAGGAGCAACAGCAAGTCAGCAGCACACGCCTTTGCTACCACGGACGACAGAGCTTTGGACATTACAGGACAACATGAACAGCAACAAAGTGAAGCAGAACTGGAGGACCAACCTGTGGAGAAGACCAAAGGCATTCCAGAAGCATCAGCTGGAACCAGCAGGATCACAAGCAAAG GGGAGGAAGAGCAGCAAGAGAAGGggagtgaggatgaggatgacgaagatgaggatgaggacgagATGCCAGTGCTGGATGGCGTGGCCCCTGGTAGTCCCGCTGAGGCCCGGCTCTCTGCCCTGGAGTCAAGAGACGGCTCCCCCAGGGAGGAGCAGGACGGCAGAG GCATGCTGACATGTAAGATATGCGGTGCCCAGTTCGAGACCAAGAGAGGCCTGTCCAGCCACGCGCGCTCCCACCTGAGGCAGCTGGGCGTGGGCATGTCTGAGAGCAGCGGCGCCCCCATCGACCTCCTCTACCAGATCGCCAAGGAGCGCTCTCTCCcctgcaccaccacctccacctccccctcctcgccccctcctctctcctccaggaCACCCCCACAACCAGACGGTGACCGagccccctcctcccccagcaCTGCGAAAGAGGATAAGGATACAAGTGTACAGCAGTACAAGGATATAAGACAGAAAGGATACAAAGACCAACAGAGTAAGAGCGGAGAAggtatggaggtggaggaggaagaggaggatcacCAGCAgcaagatgaagatgatgatgaggaggaggaggatgtgaagCCTCCGGTCCTGTCCTTGGCCCTCCAGCTTACCCCCTCTTCGCCCCACGCCCCTTCCCCATCTCCGGCCGCCTCCTCCCGGACCCCCTccgtctccccctccctctctgtcaggtcgcgctccccctccccctcccctgtgcTGCGGAAAGCCCCCATCTCCTCGCTGCTGCCCGTCTCGTCCCCGCGGCGCTCCCAGGAGGGGAGGGTGGGCCTGGGGAAGGTCATCActgtccatcctcctcctcctcatcctcctcatcctcctcctcctccttcttcaatGGCCCCCTCCAAAACCTACTGGACTCCAGAGGACAACGATACCCCTCTCAACCTCA CCATGGAGCCGGACCCTAACAAGGACATCGTATGCCAGCTGTGTGGCGCCTGGTTCGAGACGCGTAAGGGCCTGTCGAGCCACGCCCGGGCCCACCTGCGCCACTTCGGCGTGGAGTACTCCGAGTCCAAAGGCTCGCCCATCGACCTCCTCAACCGCCTGGTCCTCACCGACGACTTCAAGCGCCGCGTGGCCAACCTCTCGCCCTCGGCGGGCATCGAGGATCTCCGCAGCCTGGTCTCCTTCCCGCtctccaccaccccacctcctcctcccccggcctcctcctcctcagcctccagCTTCACCTCAACGTCCTCTAAACGACCTCTGCATTCGTCACCGTCATTAtcatcgtcttcttcttcttctcaccaGCTGTTCAGGAGCAGCTACACTGGCAGTGGTGTTGGGGCCGCTTCcaggactactactactacctcctcctcttcctcctcttcctcttcttcgctGTACGGTCCTCCCAGTAAAAAGCCCCGATCGGCCCCTCGGCAAGTCTTCATAGTGCCATATTCCCAAg GCGAGCCGCTGAAGGACGTGGGCTGTGAGTTCTGTGGCGAGTACTTTGAGAACCGCAAGGGCCTGTCCAGTCACGCCCGCTCCCACCTGCGCCAGATGGGCATCACCCAGTGGTCCGTCAACGGCTCCCCCATCGACACCCTCCGTGAGGTCATCACCCGGCGCGGGCTGCCCTGCGCGATGCCCCTCAGGCCCCTCAagtcccctccaccctcccccggACCACTCCGGGTACCCGTCTCCTCCCCATcaccactacctccacctccaccaccgccaccgcgacccccttctacctcctcctccgcccATTCAGGCATGCTCCTGGGACGCCTTCCGTTCCCCTTCACCCACCCGCCGGGACAGCACCAGCCCACGGCACGCAGGATGGAGCTATCAGCCTCCACCTCCAGGAGCTCCGCTGCCAGCCCCCCTGCCACACTCCTCAAGCCCAAACCGGAGCCCGTCCAGCTGGAGGTCACGGCACCGGGCTCCAGGGTGgatggaagagatggaggagagggtggtggtggtggtggtggtgtaggaggATTGGGCTTCAACACCGCTGCAGAGTGCCTGTCCCCCAGCTGGCTCCGTTCAGAGCCGCTCCACCCCATCAGCATGG ccATATCTCACGAGTCTGAGCCTACGCGAGACATCCGCTGTGAGTTCTGTGGCGAGTACTTTGAGAACCGCAAGGGCCTGTCCAGTCACGCCCGCTCCCACCTGCGCCAGATGGGCATCACCCAGTGGTCCGTCAACGGCTCCCCCATCGACACCCTCCGCGAGGTCATgcgcaaacaacaacaacaacaacaacagcaaggaGGCTCCTCCTCATTCCTGGCACCCCTcccatccacctctccctccaGGGGAGTCAAGAAGGAGCCTCGGCCCGCCAGCAGCAGCCCTCCCTGGGACGGCCTCCACCACCAGCCCCCCCGTATCTCCCGCAAGCCCACCCTCAGCCTGCTGGCTTTGGGAGCCAGGCACCACAAGCCCGGCCTGGGGCTGGTGGGGGTGTCTGCTGGCCCTGTGGGGAGCAGGTTCTTCACGGTGGTGTCTCCTCCAAGCAAAAGGCCTCTTGAGGAGGACGGGCGGTCGGCTGACAGGGGGGGCAACCAGGctggtggtgggagtggtggtggtgggtcccAGCACCTGAAGGCCTTCTCAGCTGTGCCTCAGGATTACTCGCTCAAGGGGAAATCGTCGCCAGACAAGCATGGGGTAGGCCACATGG aTGCCAGCTGTGAGCTGTGCGGCTTCTACTTTGAGAATCGCAAGGCCCTGGCCAGTCACGCGCGGGCGCACCTGCGGCAGTTTGGCGTGACGGAGTGGTCGGTCAACGGCTCCCCCATCGAGACGCTGAGCGCCTGGATGCGCAGCCGGCCCCACAAGGTGGCCGAGATGCATCGTGGGTACATGCAGAGCGGACGCTCCGGCTCTAAGAAG AGGGGTAGTAGCTCCTCTTTGTCGCCCTCCTCTGACTCCGGCCTCCCGGCTGGCCTCTCGCTATCCCTAAAGCCCTCCTCAGCACTGTGGTCGTCTCTGTCTCAGAGCCGAGCGAGGGCCGCGGCCGCCGCAGAGGGCACCGGAGGAGGTCATCACTGGGGTTCCGCAAGGTCATCCGAGGtcagaggaggaggcagcagggCGTCGTCACAGCAACAGGGTCAGCACACCACCCCTCACCTGTCCAGCTCCGCCCTGCCACACGCTCAGGTGGCTCGCAGTGAGCTCAACGTCCGCTTACCTCGAG gtttcGAACGGCGCCCTGTGAAGCACCCGTCCCACCCTGAGGCGGGCGAGAGATCGCCAGGTCCCCCCAGACCCCCCCGCACTGGCACGATTCCCGCTCTGGTGCCCAAACCCCCCTCCACACCCCTCGTCAAGGTGGTGGGCAAAATGTACTCCCTCAAGTGCCG gttcTGTGAGGTGGTGTTCAACGGTCCGCTCTCAGTTCAGGAGGACTGGATCCGCCACCTGCAGCAGCACATCCTCAACCTCAACTACTCCCCGAAGCCAGCCACACGCACCTCCACCCCCGAACCCCACCCCAACCCTAAACCCGACCCTGACCTCTCCTCAGACCCCAACGACACCACCAACCCCAAATCCAAGACCCCATCTGAGACCTCCtccacgccaccaccaccgccacctcctcctcctcctcctccaccagcctcCTCTGctacctcctcaccctcctcagcCGCCATCGCCatggccacagccacagccatcgCCACGGCCACCGTGgtgacacacccccacccctcaaccACCCCGGCTGTAGCCAGCTCTCCTCCCCCGACACCTGCCCTGACACCCACACCTGCCTCCCCTACACCAAtcctacccacacccacacccactggAGCATCCACCCCCCCAactacagccacagccacaggctCTGGCCACCTTCCCACTGTGTCAGCAGTGGCCAAGTCTCTTCCTAGTCCCACCACATAG